The following proteins are encoded in a genomic region of Rubrobacter xylanophilus DSM 9941:
- the pheT gene encoding phenylalanine--tRNA ligase subunit beta, translated as MRVPLSWLREYVDFEQTPEELVELFSMHSQEVEGIHRLGVLDGEVVVGEVREFGRHPNADRLFVAKVDIGGRTVQIVAGAGNPRPGARVPVVLPGSTLAGVGKVRKARLRGLESYGMMMSERELGISGDHEGILLLDEGYEVGRPLSDYLPVGETVLDIDVMPNRPDLWGMIGVARELAAILRTGFRIPRVSFEAGGEPTAAYGLRVEAGELCPRYDLRRVSGVRPGLRSPLLVRRRIYAAGMRPINAVVDATNYVMLETGQPIHAFDAAKVRGGIVVRRAREGEKITLLDGSVRTLDPEMLVIADEERALVIAGVMGAEDAEVDDGTSDVLIEVATFEGRNILKTSARLGLRTDASGRFERGLDPNMVDYALQRVVGMLVEHTGGRAAPDTLSHYPRPARPWRVELRLERAGLLLGMPVREGEAREVLGALGCEVAPGERGLAVTVPTFRQDLRREADLVEELGRLIGLERVPEHLPATALPGGLTADQRRVRLLRRLLADLGLSEAMLYPFGPDRWARDLGYGGSPLRVENPLSAEGRCLRVSMLPGLLDAAARNRAFGASGGGIFEVGHVFLPVPVADGEAARRFREAGERPGGVGEPELTGVREEPRLGVLLAGVVRPGGWNVPALRAGFFEARGLVERLVPGAAFEPGGEPFLHPGRSARVVVEGRRVGWVGELHPEVAERFELEGWPVAALELELAACKPDPEPRFRPFFNVPAVNRDLAVVVDASVPAGGMLEDIRALGGPLLAGARVFDVYTGEQVPEGKKSVAFSLTFQADRTLTDEEVDAEVERIAARLNERFGAEVRGG; from the coding sequence GTGCGGGTACCGCTAAGCTGGCTCCGCGAGTACGTGGACTTCGAGCAGACCCCCGAGGAGCTCGTCGAGCTGTTCTCCATGCACAGCCAGGAGGTCGAGGGCATCCACCGCCTCGGGGTGCTCGACGGCGAGGTGGTGGTGGGGGAGGTGCGGGAGTTCGGCCGGCACCCCAACGCCGACCGGCTGTTCGTGGCGAAGGTGGACATCGGGGGGAGGACCGTCCAGATCGTCGCCGGGGCGGGCAACCCCCGCCCCGGCGCGAGGGTGCCGGTGGTGTTGCCGGGGAGCACGCTCGCGGGGGTGGGGAAGGTCCGCAAGGCCCGCCTGCGGGGGCTCGAGTCCTACGGGATGATGATGAGCGAGCGGGAGCTCGGCATCTCCGGCGACCACGAGGGGATACTCCTCCTGGATGAGGGTTACGAGGTCGGGCGGCCCCTCTCGGACTACCTCCCGGTCGGGGAGACGGTGCTGGACATAGACGTCATGCCCAACCGCCCGGATCTCTGGGGCATGATCGGGGTGGCCCGCGAGCTCGCGGCGATCCTGCGGACGGGCTTCCGCATCCCGCGCGTCTCCTTCGAGGCCGGCGGGGAGCCGACCGCCGCGTACGGGCTGCGGGTGGAGGCGGGGGAGCTGTGCCCCCGCTACGACCTGCGGCGGGTCTCCGGGGTTAGGCCGGGGCTCCGCTCGCCGCTCCTCGTGCGCCGCAGGATCTACGCCGCCGGCATGCGGCCCATCAACGCCGTGGTCGACGCCACCAACTACGTGATGCTGGAGACCGGCCAGCCGATACACGCCTTCGACGCCGCCAAGGTGCGCGGCGGGATAGTCGTCCGGCGGGCGCGCGAGGGGGAGAAGATAACCCTGCTCGACGGCTCCGTGCGCACCCTCGACCCCGAGATGCTGGTCATCGCCGACGAGGAGCGGGCGCTGGTCATCGCCGGCGTCATGGGCGCCGAGGACGCCGAGGTCGACGACGGCACCTCGGACGTCCTGATCGAGGTGGCCACCTTCGAGGGGCGCAACATCCTGAAGACCTCCGCCAGGCTCGGCCTGCGCACCGACGCCTCCGGGCGCTTCGAGCGCGGGCTCGACCCGAACATGGTGGACTACGCTCTGCAGCGGGTGGTCGGGATGCTCGTCGAGCACACCGGCGGGCGGGCCGCCCCGGACACCCTGAGCCACTACCCGCGCCCGGCGCGTCCGTGGAGGGTGGAGCTGCGCCTGGAGCGGGCCGGGCTCCTTCTGGGGATGCCGGTCCGGGAGGGGGAGGCCCGCGAGGTGCTAGGGGCGCTCGGCTGCGAGGTCGCCCCCGGCGAGAGGGGGCTCGCCGTGACCGTGCCCACCTTCCGGCAGGACCTCCGGCGCGAGGCCGACCTCGTGGAGGAGCTCGGTCGGCTTATCGGGCTGGAGAGGGTGCCCGAGCATCTGCCGGCCACGGCCCTCCCCGGCGGCCTCACCGCCGACCAGCGGAGGGTGCGGCTGCTGCGGCGGCTGCTCGCCGACCTGGGGCTCTCCGAGGCGATGCTCTACCCCTTCGGCCCCGACCGCTGGGCCCGGGATCTGGGCTACGGCGGCTCGCCGCTGCGGGTAGAGAACCCCTTGAGCGCGGAGGGGAGATGCCTGAGGGTCTCCATGCTCCCGGGGCTGCTGGACGCGGCCGCCCGCAACCGGGCCTTCGGCGCCTCGGGGGGCGGGATCTTCGAGGTGGGGCACGTCTTCTTGCCGGTGCCGGTGGCCGACGGGGAGGCCGCCCGGCGCTTCCGGGAGGCCGGCGAGCGGCCCGGGGGCGTGGGGGAGCCGGAGCTCACCGGCGTCAGGGAGGAGCCCCGGCTCGGGGTGCTGCTCGCCGGGGTTGTGCGCCCCGGGGGCTGGAACGTGCCCGCCCTGCGGGCGGGCTTCTTCGAGGCCAGGGGCCTCGTCGAGAGGCTCGTCCCCGGCGCGGCCTTCGAGCCCGGCGGGGAGCCCTTCCTGCACCCCGGGCGCTCCGCGCGCGTGGTCGTAGAGGGCCGGAGGGTGGGCTGGGTCGGGGAGCTGCACCCGGAGGTCGCCGAGCGCTTCGAGCTCGAGGGCTGGCCCGTGGCCGCGCTGGAGCTGGAGCTTGCGGCCTGCAAGCCGGACCCCGAGCCGCGCTTCCGCCCGTTCTTCAACGTGCCGGCGGTCAACCGGGACCTCGCCGTGGTGGTGGACGCCTCCGTCCCGGCGGGCGGGATGCTGGAGGACATCCGCGCTCTGGGCGGCCCGCTCCTGGCCGGGGCCAGGGTCTTCGACGTGTACACCGGCGAGCAGGTGCCCGAGGGCAAGAAGAGCGTCGCCTTCTCCCTCACCTTCCAGGCCGACAGGACCCTGACCGACGAGGAGGTGGACGCGGAGGTGGAGAGGATCGCGGCCCGGCTCAACGAGCGCTTCGGGGCCGAGGTTCGCGGGGGGTAG
- a CDS encoding GNAT family N-acetyltransferase, whose protein sequence is MRLGRPERGMAEENVELRRHRRSNYGLYGRWYADPEIWHLTSWAPSPPAPESVRRLFEEREGSRTEESFAIHPKGDPNPIGVISLINISRPNASADLSVIVAPRSMRHKGYGSAAIRALLRYAFGELNLNRVGLSVFEFNAAAIAAYEKLGFREEGRLRRAVRRDGRFYDAILMSILKQEWEAREEEARGGRAPSTPREPRPRSAR, encoded by the coding sequence GTGAGGCTCGGCAGACCGGAGAGAGGGATGGCCGAAGAGAACGTGGAGCTGCGGCGCCACCGGCGCAGCAACTACGGCCTCTACGGCCGGTGGTACGCGGACCCGGAGATCTGGCACCTCACCAGCTGGGCCCCCTCTCCCCCGGCCCCCGAGTCGGTGCGGAGGCTCTTCGAGGAGCGGGAGGGGTCCCGCACCGAGGAGTCCTTCGCCATCCACCCCAAGGGAGACCCGAACCCGATCGGCGTGATCAGCCTGATCAACATCAGCCGCCCCAACGCCTCGGCCGACCTCTCGGTGATCGTCGCGCCCCGCAGCATGCGCCACAAGGGCTACGGGAGCGCGGCGATCCGGGCCCTCCTGCGCTACGCCTTCGGGGAGCTGAACCTGAACCGCGTGGGCCTGAGCGTGTTCGAGTTCAACGCGGCGGCGATCGCCGCCTACGAGAAGCTCGGCTTCCGGGAGGAGGGGAGGCTGCGGCGGGCGGTGAGGCGGGACGGGCGCTTCTACGACGCGATCCTGATGAGCATCCTGAAGCAGGAGTGGGAGGCCCGGGAGGAAGAAGCCCGCGGCGGGCGCGCCCCCTCTACCCCCCGCGAACCTCGGCCCCGAAGCGCTCGTTGA
- a CDS encoding DNA-3-methyladenine glycosylase translates to MSTRETLPTGFYDRDPRAVAVDLLGCVLVSETPEGTCSGVIVETEAYRPEDPACHAYRGPSMRNRTLFGGPGLAYVYLSYGMHRLLNAVCEGEGVGSAVLIRSLAPLEGVPLMRRRRGRAADLCNGPGRLAESLGVGLSLDGHDLTLGEGLYIAPGPPPRGEIVSTTRIGVSRGAELPWRYLVLGERVSVPPRRISGRGLRRAWNVREPA, encoded by the coding sequence GTGAGCACGAGGGAGACGCTTCCGACCGGCTTCTATGATCGGGACCCCCGCGCGGTTGCGGTGGACCTGCTGGGCTGCGTCCTCGTCAGCGAGACGCCGGAGGGCACCTGCTCCGGGGTGATCGTCGAGACGGAGGCCTACCGCCCGGAGGACCCCGCGTGCCACGCCTACCGGGGACCCTCGATGCGCAACCGGACCCTGTTCGGGGGGCCGGGGCTCGCCTACGTCTACCTCTCCTACGGCATGCACCGCCTGCTGAACGCGGTCTGCGAGGGGGAGGGGGTGGGGAGCGCCGTCCTCATCCGGTCGCTAGCCCCGCTGGAGGGCGTCCCGCTGATGCGGCGGCGCCGGGGGAGGGCCGCCGACCTCTGCAACGGCCCGGGCCGCCTCGCCGAGTCCCTCGGGGTGGGGCTCTCCCTCGACGGGCACGACCTCACCCTGGGGGAGGGGCTCTACATCGCGCCCGGGCCCCCGCCGCGCGGCGAGATCGTCTCCACCACCCGGATCGGCGTCAGCCGCGGCGCGGAGCTGCCCTGGCGCTACCTCGTGCTCGGGGAGCGGGTCTCCGTCCCGCCCCGGCGGATCTCGGGCCGGGGGCTCCGGCGCGCGTGGAACGTCAGGGAACCCGCGTAG